A stretch of Leptospira terpstrae serovar Hualin str. LT 11-33 = ATCC 700639 DNA encodes these proteins:
- a CDS encoding glycosyltransferase family 4 protein — MKRVAFIGNYSPRQCGIATFTTDLCESISEQFPETACIALPVNDIDSGYAYPTRVRFELKEKDINSYHRAADFLNINNVDLVSLQFEYGIFGGRAGSHILSLLRDLHMPIVTTLHTILKDPDPDQRTVLEQLISLSDRIVVMSKTGAEILKTVYNIQSDKIDIIAHGIPDVPFVDPSFHKDLFGVEGKIVLMSFGLISANKGLENVILALPKIIEKFPNIVYIILGATHPQVLRNEGEAYRISLQLLARENKVEENVLFYNKFVSQRELTEFIGATDIYITPYLEPNQIVSGTLAYTLGAGKAIISTPYWYAEEMLAEERGILVPFHDYEKLGNEVINLLVNETVRHSMRKRAYLYARSMIWSQVSRRYMDSFRRAREEKRYFSSLGFNIKLRNTPPIEFPILKLTHLEHMTDDTGILQHAFFTLPNYGEGYTTDDNARALIVCKLIEDLDSDTTYKLSYRYLAFLWYAYNAKTKRFRNFMDYQRNWLEESGSEDSHGRSLMALGTILGIGSLPKLPTIAGRLFEEALPSILMMKSPRAWAFSLLGLNEYFKRFTGDRRAKSVQDELAKRILKLYQENYKPDWLWFEQSLSYCNAILPHALLVSGKSMQNQEMIDIGLKSLNWLADLQKEADGGHFIPIGTNGFYTRGGPNARFDQQPVEAQTMVSASIEAFHITKDQLWKNESIRAFEWFLGRNDLKVSLYDPTTGGCRDGLHSDRMNENQGAESTLAFLQSMLEMRLEESILSSKGSV; from the coding sequence GTGAAGAGAGTTGCCTTTATTGGTAACTACTCTCCCAGACAATGTGGTATCGCCACTTTCACAACAGACCTATGTGAATCTATTTCCGAACAATTCCCGGAAACTGCATGTATTGCACTTCCTGTAAACGATATCGACTCAGGTTATGCTTACCCTACTCGAGTACGATTTGAACTCAAAGAAAAAGACATCAATTCTTATCATAGGGCTGCAGATTTTTTAAACATCAACAATGTTGATTTAGTTTCACTTCAATTCGAATACGGTATCTTCGGTGGAAGGGCCGGAAGCCATATTCTTTCCCTTCTTCGTGATCTACATATGCCCATCGTCACTACTTTGCATACGATATTAAAAGATCCTGATCCAGACCAACGCACAGTATTAGAACAACTCATTTCATTATCTGATAGAATTGTCGTGATGAGTAAAACTGGAGCAGAAATACTAAAAACCGTTTATAACATTCAATCCGATAAAATCGATATCATTGCGCACGGAATTCCAGATGTTCCTTTCGTGGATCCAAGTTTTCATAAAGATTTATTTGGCGTTGAGGGAAAAATAGTTTTGATGAGTTTCGGACTCATCTCGGCTAACAAAGGATTGGAAAATGTTATCCTTGCTTTACCTAAAATCATCGAAAAATTTCCAAATATAGTTTATATAATTCTTGGAGCAACGCATCCGCAGGTACTTCGGAACGAAGGGGAAGCATATCGAATTTCCTTACAATTACTTGCTAGAGAAAACAAAGTTGAAGAAAATGTTCTTTTTTATAATAAGTTTGTTAGCCAAAGAGAATTAACTGAATTTATTGGTGCTACAGATATTTATATCACACCTTATTTGGAACCCAACCAAATTGTTTCGGGAACTCTTGCCTATACATTAGGAGCGGGCAAAGCCATCATTTCCACTCCTTATTGGTATGCAGAAGAAATGTTAGCAGAAGAAAGAGGCATCTTAGTTCCATTTCATGATTATGAAAAATTGGGAAATGAAGTAATTAATTTATTAGTAAATGAGACTGTCCGTCATTCTATGCGCAAAAGAGCTTATCTATATGCACGTAGTATGATTTGGTCTCAAGTTTCCAGGCGTTACATGGATTCGTTTCGCCGAGCTAGAGAAGAAAAACGATACTTTTCTTCTCTAGGATTCAATATAAAATTAAGAAATACTCCTCCTATTGAATTTCCGATTCTTAAATTAACACATCTAGAACATATGACTGATGATACAGGCATTCTTCAACATGCATTTTTTACATTACCCAACTACGGTGAAGGTTATACTACTGATGACAATGCTCGTGCACTGATTGTCTGTAAGTTGATTGAGGATTTAGATTCTGATACTACCTACAAATTAAGTTATCGTTACTTAGCTTTTTTATGGTACGCATATAATGCAAAAACAAAAAGGTTCAGAAACTTTATGGACTATCAGAGAAATTGGTTAGAAGAATCAGGATCTGAAGATAGCCACGGTAGATCCCTTATGGCATTAGGAACCATTTTGGGAATTGGGTCCCTTCCAAAATTACCAACCATAGCCGGCCGATTATTCGAAGAAGCACTTCCTTCTATTCTAATGATGAAAAGTCCAAGGGCATGGGCCTTCTCTCTTTTGGGACTAAACGAATATTTTAAACGTTTTACGGGCGATAGGCGAGCTAAAAGTGTTCAAGACGAACTTGCAAAAAGGATACTAAAACTATACCAGGAAAACTATAAACCTGATTGGTTATGGTTTGAACAATCCCTAAGTTATTGTAATGCAATTCTTCCCCATGCACTTCTTGTCTCTGGTAAATCAATGCAAAACCAAGAGATGATCGACATTGGATTAAAAAGCTTAAATTGGTTAGCAGATTTACAGAAAGAAGCTGACGGTGGACATTTTATACCAATTGGAACAAATGGATTTTACACACGTGGAGGTCCAAATGCAAGATTTGACCAACAGCCAGTAGAAGCACAAACAATGGTATCTGCTTCAATTGAAGCATTTCATATTACCAAAGACCAATTATGGAAAAATGAATCTATACGAGCATTCGAATGGTTTTTGGGAAGAAATGATTTAAAAGTTTCTTTATATGATCCAACTACTGGTGGTTGTCGCGACGGATTACATTCCGATCGCATGAATGAAAACCAGGGTGCAGAATCAACACTTGCATTTTTGCAAAGTATGTTAGAGATGAGATTGGAAGAAAGTATTCTCAGCTCCAAAGGTTCTGTATGA
- a CDS encoding LLM class flavin-dependent oxidoreductase produces the protein MVPLSILDLVFINEGDNPSTALSNSVRVAKAAESLDYHRIWVAEHHNFPSIASAATSVVIGHLAAHTKSIRIGAGGIMLPNHSPLVIAEQFGTLETLYPGRIDLGLGRAPGTDQLTLRALRRDQMSSQHFPEDVKELLTYFEEDHNQLQVRAIPGMGTHVPVWILGSSLFGAQLAAMLGLPYAFASHFAPAALLEAISIYRKQFRPSKYLDKPYVMVGLNVIAAETDEDAKYLFTSSQQSFARILRNTRGTFPPPIKDIESFWSEQEKVIASQMLSYSVVGSVDTVKQGIAKVLEETKADELMTVTSVYDIDAKIRSLEILANLKDET, from the coding sequence ATGGTGCCATTATCAATTCTCGATCTTGTATTTATCAATGAAGGAGACAATCCAAGTACAGCATTATCCAATTCTGTCCGAGTGGCCAAAGCAGCAGAGAGCTTAGATTACCACCGCATTTGGGTTGCAGAACATCATAACTTTCCTTCCATCGCTAGTGCCGCGACTTCTGTTGTGATTGGCCATTTGGCAGCACATACTAAGTCCATTCGAATTGGAGCAGGTGGAATCATGTTACCGAACCACTCTCCCTTGGTCATAGCAGAACAATTCGGAACCTTAGAAACATTGTATCCAGGAAGAATTGATTTGGGATTAGGAAGGGCTCCTGGAACAGATCAACTCACCTTACGTGCGTTACGTCGAGACCAGATGAGTTCCCAACACTTTCCGGAAGATGTCAAGGAACTACTCACCTACTTTGAAGAGGATCACAACCAATTACAAGTCCGTGCCATTCCGGGTATGGGAACTCATGTTCCTGTTTGGATTTTAGGGTCTAGTTTATTTGGAGCTCAACTTGCTGCCATGCTTGGCCTTCCTTATGCCTTTGCTTCTCATTTTGCACCAGCTGCCTTACTTGAAGCTATATCCATTTACAGAAAACAATTTAGACCATCAAAGTATTTGGACAAACCTTATGTGATGGTAGGTTTGAATGTAATTGCCGCCGAAACAGACGAAGACGCAAAATATCTATTTACCAGTTCCCAACAATCTTTCGCTCGAATTTTAAGAAATACGCGAGGAACTTTTCCTCCTCCCATCAAAGATATAGAAAGTTTTTGGTCAGAACAAGAAAAAGTAATCGCCTCACAAATGTTATCCTATTCAGTTGTAGGCTCTGTAGATACGGTAAAACAAGGGATCGCTAAGGTTTTGGAAGAAACAAAAGCGGACGAACTCATGACTGTGACTTCTGTTTATGATATCGATGCAAAAATTCGCTCTTTGGAAATTTTGGCGAACTTAAAAGACGAAACTTAG
- a CDS encoding SpoIIE family protein phosphatase, whose protein sequence is MKIRYQLALLFSFYLSPLNASPDLVIFQLEDPSQLVKLSGSWKFNPKDDLNQAQRQYSDQKWRQLSIPAQWNNSGLSGFKIGWYRHSFRVSKTFKNQNISILTPIIADANEIYINGVLVGRTGLLTDKGEILKKSSRINVYQIPPNLIDFETENTIAVRVGDDVGWGGFVNSEFYIGESNLIQGKFYQYIMWNSATCFAFLYSALYCFILWLRSRRERAYLFYFFFASLAGLATFGNLSLPYFVWNNFWFNHFIFHPALNLIGIFGTIFFLDFSEHKPSLAVKGILLFHFTIALVPFFTFHPFVMSIYSKYTLNISSVLSVFELVYAFGLNFKAVKNKQPGAYIILIGQIALGITALFSILSYLQIYVSIMDRSLSEGFLIYTLSLSFALSIRFAKLYEITNRLKSELEQKNQELIILDKMKDEFLSNTSHELRTPLNGIIGITESLIEGSMGTLTQGVSKNLGFIISSAKRLSNLVNDILDFSLMKNRKFKLTPMTLAIQPSVEIVITLLAHAAKQKGITLESEIPDDTPLVFGDENKIQQILFNLIGNALKFTESGSIRINAKPVNNGYLDFLEISVTDTGIGLSKEDQGKIFAPFAQADSSISRNFGGVGLGLSITKNLVELHTGILSVESELGRGSIFRFTLPIASGQTNFQQNQLEEVTPSNSWLLDDLRGNFIVEQAYIERVEVTSNLSKDLNRNLTILAVDDDPINLEVLKVQLSGSGFNVIPVLDGPTAISVANEVKPDLILLDIMMPKMSGYQVCKILRETYSMYEMPILMLTAKNRIEDVLSGLEAGANDYLGKPFDKRELLARVNTLILLKSAVEDKEDYISIKAELTLAKKIQDSSLPLHPPTGGRATIVTRYNPMTAIGGDYYDFHTPDEFSLGVVIADVSGHGIPAAIVAAMFKMAFNLQKHVSKKPNEVLKRINKLLLDSIHKQFVTACYLFFDLEKQRILYASAGHPPVAFYRRKTNKVELVRPRGRILGCFPEIPDEILDLPFAVGDRVILYTDGISEARNPSGEMFGDERLSHYIVENSANRSADLFADGLLEQVKEFCGKPIPDDDITLVVVDL, encoded by the coding sequence ATGAAAATACGTTACCAACTGGCACTCTTATTTTCTTTTTATTTATCACCATTAAATGCCAGTCCAGACCTTGTTATCTTCCAACTAGAAGACCCAAGTCAATTAGTCAAATTATCAGGATCCTGGAAATTCAATCCCAAGGATGACCTAAACCAAGCTCAACGGCAATACTCGGACCAAAAGTGGCGTCAGCTTTCTATCCCTGCGCAATGGAATAATTCCGGATTGTCTGGATTTAAAATTGGTTGGTATAGACATTCCTTTAGAGTTTCTAAAACATTCAAAAATCAGAATATTAGTATTCTCACACCCATCATAGCGGATGCTAACGAAATTTATATCAATGGAGTCCTTGTTGGCAGAACAGGACTCTTAACAGATAAAGGAGAGATCCTAAAGAAAAGTAGTCGCATTAATGTGTATCAAATTCCGCCAAACCTAATTGATTTTGAAACAGAAAATACAATTGCGGTGAGAGTTGGAGATGATGTTGGTTGGGGTGGATTTGTAAATTCTGAATTTTACATTGGAGAATCAAACCTCATCCAAGGAAAATTTTATCAATACATTATGTGGAATTCTGCAACTTGTTTTGCTTTTTTATATTCTGCATTGTATTGTTTTATTCTTTGGTTACGAAGTAGAAGAGAACGTGCATATTTATTTTATTTCTTTTTTGCGTCTCTTGCAGGGCTTGCAACTTTTGGGAACCTTTCACTTCCCTACTTCGTTTGGAATAACTTTTGGTTCAATCATTTTATTTTCCACCCTGCGCTAAACTTAATCGGTATCTTTGGAACTATTTTCTTTTTAGATTTTTCTGAACACAAACCTTCCTTAGCCGTAAAAGGAATTCTATTGTTTCATTTTACAATTGCACTAGTTCCTTTTTTCACATTCCATCCTTTTGTAATGAGTATCTATTCAAAATATACTTTAAATATTAGCAGTGTATTATCGGTATTCGAACTTGTATATGCTTTTGGTCTCAACTTTAAAGCAGTCAAAAATAAGCAACCTGGGGCATACATTATTTTAATTGGTCAAATTGCCTTGGGAATCACTGCCCTCTTTTCCATTTTGAGTTACCTACAAATTTACGTTTCTATAATGGATAGATCCTTGTCCGAAGGATTTTTAATATATACGTTGAGTTTATCTTTTGCATTATCAATACGGTTTGCCAAACTTTATGAAATCACAAACCGATTAAAAAGTGAACTAGAACAAAAGAATCAAGAATTAATAATATTGGATAAAATGAAAGATGAGTTTTTATCTAATACCTCTCATGAACTTCGAACACCTTTGAACGGTATTATAGGAATCACAGAATCTTTGATCGAAGGTTCCATGGGTACATTGACACAAGGTGTTTCAAAAAATCTTGGTTTCATTATTTCCTCTGCGAAACGACTTTCAAATTTAGTGAATGACATACTTGATTTTTCTCTGATGAAAAATCGTAAATTCAAACTTACTCCAATGACACTAGCTATCCAACCTTCGGTGGAAATAGTGATTACCTTATTGGCACACGCGGCCAAACAAAAAGGAATCACACTCGAAAGCGAAATCCCCGATGATACCCCTTTAGTCTTTGGTGATGAAAACAAAATACAACAAATCCTTTTTAATTTGATTGGGAATGCACTCAAATTCACTGAATCAGGCAGTATTCGAATTAATGCAAAACCGGTGAACAATGGTTATTTGGATTTTTTAGAAATATCAGTTACCGACACAGGAATAGGTCTTTCCAAAGAAGACCAAGGCAAAATTTTTGCTCCTTTTGCACAGGCAGATTCTAGTATTTCACGAAACTTCGGTGGAGTTGGTCTTGGACTATCCATCACAAAGAACTTAGTAGAACTTCATACAGGAATCCTATCTGTTGAATCAGAACTTGGGAGAGGGTCAATCTTTCGATTTACCTTACCAATTGCTAGTGGACAAACCAACTTCCAACAGAACCAATTGGAAGAAGTAACACCATCCAATAGCTGGCTCCTTGATGATCTTCGTGGAAATTTCATCGTCGAACAAGCGTATATCGAAAGAGTCGAAGTTACATCAAATCTCTCGAAAGACTTAAACCGCAACTTAACAATCCTTGCCGTTGATGATGATCCGATCAATTTAGAGGTATTAAAGGTTCAACTCAGTGGATCGGGATTCAATGTAATTCCAGTTTTGGATGGGCCAACCGCTATTTCTGTTGCCAATGAAGTGAAACCGGATTTGATTCTTTTGGACATTATGATGCCGAAGATGAGTGGGTATCAAGTTTGTAAAATCTTAAGAGAAACTTATTCTATGTATGAAATGCCTATTTTAATGCTTACAGCAAAAAATAGAATTGAAGATGTTCTTTCTGGATTGGAAGCCGGTGCCAATGACTATCTAGGAAAACCATTTGATAAAAGAGAACTTCTCGCAAGAGTCAATACTCTCATTCTTTTAAAATCTGCAGTAGAAGACAAAGAAGATTATATAAGTATTAAAGCAGAACTCACACTAGCTAAAAAAATACAAGACTCATCTCTTCCTTTACATCCACCAACAGGTGGTAGAGCCACTATAGTGACTCGTTATAACCCAATGACTGCCATTGGAGGAGATTATTACGATTTTCATACTCCCGACGAATTTAGTTTAGGTGTTGTGATTGCAGATGTCTCTGGGCATGGAATTCCTGCAGCCATTGTTGCTGCGATGTTCAAGATGGCTTTCAACTTACAAAAACACGTTTCCAAAAAACCAAATGAAGTATTAAAAAGAATCAACAAACTACTACTCGATTCAATCCACAAACAATTTGTAACTGCTTGTTATTTGTTCTTTGATTTAGAAAAACAAAGAATTCTTTATGCCAGTGCTGGCCATCCTCCTGTTGCTTTTTACAGACGAAAAACTAACAAAGTGGAGCTTGTCCGTCCTAGAGGAAGAATTTTAGGATGTTTTCCAGAAATACCAGATGAAATCTTAGATCTACCATTTGCTGTAGGCGACAGAGTCATATTATACACGGATGGAATTTCGGAAGCACGTAATCCTTCTGGAGAAATGTTTGGAGATGAACGTTTGAGCCATTATATAGTAGAAAATTCTGCCAACCGTTCTGCTGACTTATTTGCCGATGGTCTATTAGAACAAGTCAAAGAGTTTTGTGGAAAACCAATTCCCGATGATGATATAACTCTAGTTGTTGTGGATCTATAA
- a CDS encoding extracellular catalytic domain type 1 short-chain-length polyhydroxyalkanoate depolymerase, translated as MKFRSLFLFVFPFLLICFSTESCSRGWLRTKIKERFQKKMEEKPAPIASSDLTKKIDAPGDYTFTFSHGDIPRYYKVHVPKSYSENKPVPLLLVFHGGGGDMEIQSNEEYYHQISKSEENGHITIFPNGYSKYKSGKIATWNAGNCCADARNKKIDDVGFVKEILNHATKQLQIDKSKVYATGMSNGAMMSYRLACEITDQLSGITAVAGTDNTVTCNPTKPISVLHIHAKDDDKVLFYGGSGDSFKDKSLVTDFVSVPKSISQWVKFNECNQTPKRVLEAEGVTCDEYSECKAGVKVKLCVTESGGHSWPGGKKPSLFFGGSSPSKAIKANDMMWDFFTGK; from the coding sequence ATGAAATTTAGATCCCTATTTCTTTTTGTATTTCCTTTTCTCCTAATTTGCTTTAGTACAGAGTCCTGCTCACGAGGTTGGTTACGCACTAAAATCAAAGAACGTTTCCAAAAAAAGATGGAAGAGAAACCGGCTCCGATTGCTTCTTCTGACCTAACAAAAAAAATCGATGCACCGGGAGATTATACATTTACTTTCTCTCATGGAGACATTCCGCGTTATTACAAAGTCCATGTTCCAAAATCATATTCTGAGAACAAACCTGTCCCTCTACTTTTGGTATTCCATGGAGGTGGTGGTGATATGGAAATCCAATCCAATGAAGAATATTACCATCAAATTTCTAAATCAGAAGAGAACGGACATATCACAATCTTTCCCAATGGTTATAGCAAATACAAATCAGGTAAAATTGCAACATGGAATGCGGGTAACTGTTGTGCGGATGCCCGTAACAAAAAGATAGATGATGTGGGTTTTGTGAAAGAAATTTTAAATCATGCAACCAAACAACTGCAAATCGACAAATCAAAAGTATACGCAACAGGTATGTCCAATGGGGCGATGATGTCCTATCGCTTAGCTTGTGAAATAACAGACCAACTCTCTGGAATCACAGCTGTTGCAGGAACCGATAACACGGTTACCTGTAATCCCACAAAACCAATCTCCGTATTACATATTCACGCAAAAGACGATGATAAAGTTTTATTCTACGGGGGATCAGGCGACAGTTTTAAAGACAAGTCACTCGTCACTGATTTTGTATCCGTTCCCAAGTCCATTTCTCAATGGGTAAAATTCAATGAGTGTAACCAGACTCCCAAACGAGTGTTAGAAGCAGAAGGTGTCACATGCGATGAATATAGTGAATGTAAAGCAGGTGTGAAGGTAAAACTTTGTGTCACAGAATCTGGAGGACATTCCTGGCCAGGTGGCAAAAAACCCTCCCTATTCTTTGGAGGTTCTTCTCCTTCAAAAGCAATTAAGGCCAACGATATGATGTGGGATTTTTTTACAGGAAAGTAA
- a CDS encoding alanine racemase: protein MFKNRKFRYSSILLTFIILFFLIKPQDEGSAYNEYFSKINKELKENGFGKPVVLLDLDRLDSNLNTLSKNIPPPLHYRIVVKSLPSLDLLRHITKSTKTNRLMVFHSGDLVMLLSDPDFSSFDILLGKPMPVRALEEIYKKTKSEKFQKIHWLVDTETRLTQYLGFAKTKNIKLHIVLEIDVGLHRGGFTQTKETNLALEMITNYPNHLEFDGFMGYEPHVASVPNLLGDKNYAIEKAIGSSLSLYEEFVTSGKEFYPSLFKKELILNGGGSKTYRFYQKNNKIVNDVSVGSALVMPTDFDVSTLTEHKPAFFIAAPILKRLEGTTIPFLEFISFLFPLWNPNLQVTYFTYGGAYLAKKESPTGLFDNSLYGASTNQGILNGSRKTNLQPDDYVFYRPTQSEKVMAEMGEVVLLRNGKIIGTWKCFIN from the coding sequence ATGTTCAAAAATCGCAAATTTCGTTACAGTAGCATTCTTCTAACTTTCATTATATTGTTTTTTTTGATCAAACCGCAGGACGAAGGATCGGCTTACAACGAATATTTTTCCAAAATTAACAAGGAACTAAAAGAGAACGGCTTCGGTAAACCTGTTGTTTTATTGGATTTGGACAGGTTGGATTCAAATTTAAATACTCTCTCCAAAAACATTCCACCTCCACTCCATTATCGAATTGTTGTGAAGTCTCTTCCTTCTCTAGATCTTCTTCGCCACATCACCAAATCTACCAAAACCAACCGGCTTATGGTCTTTCATTCCGGTGACCTTGTGATGTTACTTTCTGATCCAGATTTTTCTTCCTTTGATATACTTTTGGGAAAACCAATGCCTGTGAGAGCATTAGAGGAAATCTACAAGAAAACAAAGTCCGAAAAGTTTCAAAAGATCCATTGGTTGGTGGATACAGAAACTCGACTTACCCAATACCTAGGGTTTGCCAAAACAAAGAATATAAAGTTACATATAGTTTTAGAAATAGATGTAGGGCTCCACCGCGGCGGATTCACTCAAACTAAAGAGACTAACCTTGCATTGGAAATGATAACAAACTATCCAAACCATTTGGAGTTTGATGGGTTTATGGGTTATGAACCTCATGTGGCATCCGTACCTAATTTGTTAGGTGATAAAAACTATGCTATTGAAAAAGCGATAGGATCTTCTTTGTCTTTGTATGAAGAGTTTGTTACTTCTGGAAAAGAGTTCTATCCTTCTTTATTTAAAAAAGAATTAATTCTCAATGGAGGTGGCAGTAAAACTTATCGCTTCTATCAGAAAAATAACAAAATTGTAAATGATGTCTCTGTAGGTTCCGCTCTTGTGATGCCTACTGATTTTGACGTAAGTACTCTTACCGAACACAAACCTGCGTTTTTTATCGCCGCACCCATACTGAAACGATTAGAAGGAACCACCATTCCCTTTTTAGAATTTATTTCCTTTTTATTTCCTTTATGGAATCCCAATTTACAAGTGACTTATTTTACATATGGCGGAGCCTATCTTGCAAAGAAAGAATCACCTACAGGACTCTTTGACAATAGTCTCTATGGGGCTAGCACAAACCAAGGTATTCTAAACGGAAGCCGTAAGACAAACTTACAACCCGATGATTATGTTTTTTATCGCCCAACACAAAGTGAAAAGGTGATGGCAGAGATGGGAGAGGTAGTGCTTTTAAGGAATGGGAAAATTATTGGAACTTGGAAGTGTTTTATCAATTAG